The genomic interval ATCTCCAAAAGAGGTACTCAAAAACGAACGAATACAGGAACTCTCCGGAGATCCAAATAAGTTCAAAGGATACCCTGCAGAATTAAGTGGCCGTATCTTTATGCCTCCTGAATCCAAGGACGGTGTTACCTATTTTCAAATGTGGGCTGATCCAAAAAATAATACTGGAAATACCGTCGTCTATCTTAAGGGGACTTCTGAGAATATCAAGAACGGGGCGTTTGTTAAAGTAAAGGGAACTGTAGATGGTAAATTTGAAGGGAAAAATGCATTTGGTGGTGTTGTGACAGCAATTTCCCTTGTGGCAAATGTAGTAGAAAAAGTTAATCCTATTGAGATACTTGCGCCCACAAAAAAGACTGTAGAGGTAAACAAAATTATTAATCAAAAAGGGTATACAATAGCCCTTCAACGGGTAGAATTTTCCGACAGTGAGACGAGGGTTTATTTATCTGTTACCAACGAAACAGATGGAAAAATCAGCTTTTACTCTTATTCTGCCAAG from Heliomicrobium undosum carries:
- a CDS encoding DUF5067 domain-containing protein; the protein is MRKFISALVGVVLAITLTGCSGGTQASAPQSPKEVLKNERIQELSGDPNKFKGYPAELSGRIFMPPESKDGVTYFQMWADPKNNTGNTVVYLKGTSENIKNGAFVKVKGTVDGKFEGKNAFGGVVTAISLVANVVEKVNPIEILAPTKKTVEVNKIINQKGYTIALQRVEFSDSETRVYLSVTNETDGKISFYSYSAKAVQNGKQFETEYGNENYPKLQSDILPGVKTEGVLVFKPLDASAGNAQFIFDGSFGNFTIRFNPVKFDISWK